One uncultured Gellertiella sp. genomic window carries:
- a CDS encoding ABC transporter ATP-binding protein, which translates to MARTRLPGAKSEVVLSVKDLTVGFGDKIILDKLSLDIRRGEILGFVGASGTGKSVLMRTVLRLLPRRSGSITILGADYDSVSDQDRTSLDMRLGVLFQHGALFSSLTVKENIQLPMREYLDLPQKLMDELAHLKIALTGLAPDAADKYPSELSGGMIKRAALARALALDPDLVFLDEPTSGLDPIGATEFDELIVQLRDTLGLTVYMVTHDLDSLFSVCDRIAVLGQKRVLVEGTIEDMLAFDDPWVQSYFKGKRARSIVRNTDMRK; encoded by the coding sequence ATGGCACGCACCCGTCTTCCCGGAGCCAAGAGCGAAGTGGTCCTGTCCGTCAAGGACCTGACCGTCGGCTTTGGCGACAAGATCATTCTCGACAAGCTCAGTCTCGACATCAGGCGCGGCGAGATTCTCGGCTTTGTCGGCGCATCGGGCACCGGCAAATCGGTGCTGATGCGCACCGTGCTGCGGCTTCTGCCACGCCGCAGCGGCTCCATCACCATATTGGGGGCGGATTATGATTCGGTCTCCGACCAGGACCGGACCTCGCTCGACATGCGGCTGGGGGTGCTTTTCCAGCATGGTGCACTATTCTCCTCGCTGACGGTGAAGGAGAACATCCAGCTGCCGATGCGCGAATATCTGGATCTGCCGCAAAAGCTGATGGACGAACTGGCGCACCTGAAGATCGCGCTGACGGGTCTTGCACCCGATGCGGCGGACAAGTACCCGTCCGAACTGTCGGGCGGCATGATCAAGCGGGCGGCGCTCGCCCGGGCGCTGGCGCTGGATCCGGATCTGGTGTTCCTGGATGAGCCGACCTCCGGCCTCGACCCGATTGGCGCGACGGAATTTGACGAGTTGATCGTCCAGCTGCGCGATACGCTCGGCCTGACGGTCTATATGGTGACCCACGATCTCGACAGTCTGTTTTCTGTCTGTGACCGTATTGCAGTGCTTGGACAGAAACGCGTATTGGTGGAAGGAACAATAGAAGACATGCTTGCCTTCGATGATCCTTGGGTGCAGTCCTATTTCAAGGGAAAGCGGGCCCGCTCCATCGTGCGAAATACCGATATGCGCAAGTAA
- a CDS encoding ABC transporter permease, with amino-acid sequence MTTPALLTAAIEIEALDADQGQRVVLSGLWRNTGLPPVLQPLSQLGGSFSARRLEVDFAGVSEIDTSGAWVLKQMMVAVAARGAEVVLSGMSAATQELLDAIPARLPEMKAGSGAAKSRFERIFAPIGKVAVSFWDDSVSAMNILGAAVRGGQLKFGRRSGLSPAAVVNQIDNMGVQAVPIILLMSFLIGAIIAQQGAFQLRAFGAEIFVVDLVGILQLREIGVLLTAIMIAGRSGSAITAEIGSMKMREEVDALLVMGLNPVGVLIFPRLAALAVVLPLLTILANFAALFGAAVVSLIYSGITFEVFLTRLHEAVSLSTVIAGMVKAPFMALIIGVVAAVEGLKVGGSAESLGKQVTSSVVKSIFVVILMDGLFAVFYAAIGF; translated from the coding sequence GTGACCACGCCCGCACTTTTGACCGCTGCCATAGAGATCGAGGCGCTCGACGCCGATCAGGGTCAACGGGTCGTTCTGTCCGGCCTCTGGCGCAATACCGGCCTTCCGCCGGTGCTGCAGCCCCTGAGCCAGTTGGGCGGCTCCTTTTCGGCCAGGCGGCTGGAGGTGGATTTTGCCGGGGTCAGCGAGATCGACACCAGCGGTGCATGGGTGCTGAAGCAGATGATGGTTGCGGTGGCGGCCAGGGGGGCCGAAGTGGTGCTCTCCGGCATGTCGGCAGCGACGCAGGAATTGCTGGATGCCATTCCCGCAAGACTGCCCGAGATGAAGGCCGGCAGCGGTGCCGCGAAATCACGCTTCGAGCGGATCTTTGCCCCGATCGGCAAGGTGGCGGTCTCCTTCTGGGATGACAGCGTCTCGGCGATGAACATTCTCGGTGCCGCAGTGCGCGGCGGGCAGCTGAAATTCGGCCGCCGCAGCGGCCTCTCGCCTGCCGCCGTCGTCAACCAGATCGACAATATGGGCGTCCAGGCGGTGCCGATCATTCTGCTGATGTCCTTTCTGATCGGCGCGATCATCGCCCAGCAGGGGGCTTTCCAGCTTCGGGCCTTCGGGGCGGAAATCTTCGTCGTCGATCTCGTCGGCATCCTGCAATTGCGCGAAATCGGCGTGCTGTTGACCGCCATCATGATCGCTGGCCGCTCCGGCAGCGCGATCACCGCCGAAATCGGCTCAATGAAGATGCGCGAAGAAGTGGATGCACTGCTGGTGATGGGGCTGAACCCGGTCGGCGTGCTGATCTTTCCGCGTCTGGCTGCGCTGGCCGTGGTGCTGCCATTGCTGACCATCCTTGCCAATTTTGCCGCCCTGTTTGGTGCGGCGGTGGTGTCGCTGATCTATTCCGGCATTACCTTCGAAGTGTTTCTGACCCGCCTGCACGAGGCGGTGTCCCTGTCGACAGTCATTGCCGGCATGGTCAAGGCACCGTTCATGGCGCTGATCATCGGTGTGGTGGCCGCGGTCGAAGGGCTGAAGGTCGGCGGTTCGGCGGAATCGCTCGGCAAGCAGGTGACATCCTCGGTGGTGAAGTCGATTTTCGTGGTCATCCTGATGGATGGGCTGTTTGCCGTGTTCTATGCAGCGATAGGGTTCTGA
- a CDS encoding MFS transporter, with product MSLASISPAAPPPWYRLRSSLVFCAPMIVNGMALPFFSVFLKQLNFSDYEIGVIQGVPLIIRVVMVPIVGVIADRLPDRAYVLIASAVLSLLTALGLLGTTTFWPVLLLYTVQGAVYAPYVPLAESLFMTGVRRWGYDYGRMRVWGSAAFIVSTLICGYAIELWGGPVVLAGMVFGFILMVIMGITAPRTGRASLAAVAASPAAPASPAAPASPASPASPAAPRSLRRKDLQFAMIGISVVQGSHAMLYTFASIHWLQLGFTGANVAFLWATGVLSEMVTFIFARRLYRLLSSWTLMWIGSALAMLRWLLFPLPTEYAYFIGLQSMHAITFGFCHIGIQRLIVESVGGEQEASAQGNYYFYNGVFIAAVTFASGYLNVTFGGHAYTIMAGVALIGLAIAAFGWSRQPSRVGIRATGR from the coding sequence ATGTCCCTTGCCTCCATTTCGCCAGCGGCACCGCCGCCGTGGTATCGCCTTCGCAGTTCGCTGGTATTTTGCGCGCCGATGATCGTCAACGGCATGGCACTGCCGTTCTTTTCCGTGTTTCTGAAGCAGCTGAACTTCTCCGACTACGAGATCGGGGTGATCCAGGGCGTGCCGCTGATCATCCGTGTGGTGATGGTGCCGATTGTCGGCGTCATCGCCGACCGCTTGCCGGATCGCGCCTATGTGCTGATCGCCTCGGCAGTGCTGTCGCTGCTGACCGCCCTCGGCCTGCTCGGCACCACCACATTCTGGCCTGTGCTGTTGCTCTATACCGTGCAGGGCGCGGTGTATGCCCCCTATGTGCCGCTGGCCGAATCACTCTTCATGACCGGGGTGCGGCGCTGGGGCTATGATTATGGCCGCATGCGGGTCTGGGGTTCGGCGGCCTTCATTGTCAGCACGCTGATCTGCGGTTACGCCATCGAACTGTGGGGCGGACCGGTGGTGCTGGCGGGCATGGTCTTCGGCTTCATCCTGATGGTGATCATGGGGATCACCGCGCCCCGCACCGGACGGGCAAGTCTTGCGGCAGTCGCGGCGTCCCCGGCGGCTCCAGCGTCCCCGGCGGCTCCAGCGTCCCCGGCGTCCCCGGCGTCCCCGGCTGCCCCCCGCAGCCTGCGCCGCAAGGATCTGCAATTTGCGATGATCGGCATTTCCGTGGTGCAGGGCAGCCATGCAATGCTCTACACCTTCGCCTCGATCCACTGGCTGCAACTGGGCTTTACCGGGGCCAATGTCGCCTTTCTCTGGGCAACCGGCGTGCTGTCGGAGATGGTCACCTTCATCTTTGCGAGGCGGCTCTACCGGTTGCTGAGCAGCTGGACGCTGATGTGGATCGGTTCGGCCCTGGCCATGCTGCGCTGGCTGCTGTTTCCTTTGCCAACGGAATATGCCTATTTCATCGGCCTGCAGAGCATGCATGCCATTACCTTCGGCTTTTGCCATATCGGCATCCAGCGGCTGATCGTGGAAAGCGTGGGGGGTGAGCAGGAGGCTTCGGCACAGGGCAATTACTATTTCTACAACGGTGTCTTCATCGCCGCCGTTACCTTTGCCTCGGGCTATCTGAATGTCACTTTCGGCGGCCATGCCTATACGATCATGGCGGGCGTGGCGCTCATCGGGCTGGCAATTGCCGCCTTTGGCTGGTCGCGTCAGCCTTCGCGCGTCGGCATTCGCGCAACAGGTCGCTGA
- a CDS encoding IS4 family transposase, translated as MLSLHTALIGTLSTHFGLSKSRLLTLAVLITGLAQSRTVNLSHLASHCPGDARHSSHYRRLQRFFQFVRLDMDSMALLVVHMLNLARPKCLALDRTNWKIGSTDVNILMLAVVTRRFRVPLLWTLLPHQGNSDTASRIALMRRYLALFPVASIECLFADREFIGASWMDFLNQNNIPFVIRVKADMNVTLQTGQTCSLKTLLTRKRARRATPIWQAFQNGTHATGQSLLKFVAKQLKTDEWLIVVTNMPDARQALSDYRKRWAIECLFGDTKTRGLNLEDTRIRSYEKLSCLLVVVTLAMVWAYRCATKTMGMKAIKRKTHGRREKSWFRIGLDALRNWIANAQQKAIKAWTEKCPKRPSLQISRI; from the coding sequence ATGTTGTCACTTCACACCGCTCTCATCGGCACGCTATCGACGCATTTTGGATTGAGCAAGAGCCGTCTGCTGACGCTTGCCGTCTTGATCACGGGCCTTGCCCAATCGCGCACGGTGAACCTGTCGCATCTCGCCAGTCACTGCCCCGGGGATGCTCGTCATTCCTCTCATTATCGGCGGCTGCAGCGCTTCTTCCAGTTTGTTCGTCTGGATATGGACAGCATGGCGCTTCTGGTCGTGCATATGCTCAATCTGGCGCGGCCCAAATGTCTGGCGCTGGACCGAACCAACTGGAAGATCGGGTCCACCGACGTCAACATCCTGATGCTGGCGGTCGTCACCCGGCGTTTCCGCGTGCCGCTATTGTGGACCCTCTTGCCGCATCAGGGCAATTCCGACACCGCAAGCCGCATCGCGCTGATGCGGCGCTATCTGGCTCTGTTTCCGGTTGCCTCGATCGAGTGCCTGTTCGCCGATCGCGAGTTCATCGGTGCCAGCTGGATGGATTTCCTCAATCAAAACAATATCCCGTTTGTCATACGCGTGAAGGCGGACATGAACGTCACCCTGCAAACCGGCCAGACCTGCTCGCTCAAGACACTGTTGACACGCAAGCGGGCACGCCGCGCAACGCCGATATGGCAGGCGTTCCAGAACGGCACACACGCCACGGGGCAAAGCTTGCTCAAGTTCGTCGCAAAACAACTCAAGACCGACGAATGGCTCATCGTCGTCACCAACATGCCCGATGCGAGGCAGGCGCTGAGCGACTATCGTAAACGGTGGGCCATCGAGTGCCTGTTCGGCGACACCAAGACACGCGGCCTCAATCTCGAAGACACACGCATCCGCTCTTATGAAAAACTCTCCTGCCTGCTGGTCGTCGTCACCCTGGCCATGGTCTGGGCCTATCGCTGCGCCACCAAAACCATGGGCATGAAAGCCATCAAACGAAAGACCCATGGCCGTCGCGAGAAATCATGGTTCCGCATCGGCCTCGACGCTCTCAGAAACTGGATCGCAAACGCACAACAAAAAGCTATCAAGGCTTGGACTGAAAAATGCCCAAAACGACCTTCCTTACAAATAAGCCGAATATGA
- a CDS encoding UDP-2,3-diacylglucosamine diphosphatase yields MIVNEPDETRTFRTLFLSDIHLGSKAAKTSFLLDFLKHHDAETIVLVGDIVDGWRLKRSWYWPQDCNDVVQKLLRKARKGTRIIYIPGNHDEFLRSFPGRHFGGIEVADRIVHEAADGRRFLVVHGDEFDVVVRNARIVAYLGDWAYDMAMHINQGLAALRRLCGLPYWSFSAWAKQQVKRAVNFIGDFQTVLADEARRNGADGVICGHIHHAVITEIGGITYINTGDWVESCTAIAEHADGRFELITWSQLAPEAEQPPKPLLALAAA; encoded by the coding sequence ATGATCGTGAATGAACCCGATGAGACCCGCACATTCCGTACCCTGTTTCTCTCAGACATCCATCTCGGCTCGAAGGCGGCCAAGACGAGCTTCCTGCTCGATTTCCTCAAGCATCACGATGCCGAGACCATCGTGCTGGTCGGCGACATCGTCGATGGCTGGCGGCTGAAGCGCAGCTGGTACTGGCCGCAGGATTGCAATGACGTGGTGCAGAAACTGCTGCGCAAGGCGCGCAAGGGCACCCGCATCATCTACATCCCCGGCAATCACGACGAGTTCCTGCGGTCGTTTCCGGGCAGGCATTTCGGCGGCATCGAGGTCGCCGACCGCATCGTCCACGAGGCTGCCGACGGACGGCGGTTCCTGGTGGTGCATGGCGACGAGTTCGACGTGGTGGTGCGCAATGCCCGCATCGTCGCCTATCTCGGCGACTGGGCCTATGACATGGCCATGCACATCAATCAGGGACTGGCAGCGCTGCGCCGCCTGTGCGGGCTTCCCTACTGGTCGTTCTCCGCCTGGGCAAAGCAGCAGGTCAAGCGTGCGGTCAATTTCATCGGCGACTTCCAGACCGTGCTTGCCGACGAGGCACGGCGCAATGGGGCGGACGGGGTGATCTGCGGCCATATCCACCATGCGGTCATCACCGAGATCGGGGGCATCACCTATATCAATACCGGCGACTGGGTGGAAAGCTGCACCGCCATTGCCGAACATGCCGATGGCCGCTTCGAACTGATCACCTGGAGCCAGCTTGCTCCGGAGGCGGAGCAGCCGCCAAAACCGCTGCTGGCACTGGCGGCAGCCTGA
- a CDS encoding NADP-dependent malic enzyme: MVDRDKDTRDASEDGTAASTAARADLDQQALFYHRYPGPGKLEIQATKPLGNQRDLALAYSPGVAAPCLAIRDNPDAAADYTARGNLVAVISNGTAVLGLGNIGPLASKPVMEGKAVLFKKFAGIDVFDIEIDAPEVETMVNTISALEPTFGGINLEDIKAPECFEVERQLRAKMNIPVFHDDQHGTAIIVAAAVLNALELAGKAITDIKLVASGAGAAALACLNLLTMLGVRRENIWVHDIEGLVYKGRAELMDEWKSVYAQGTGKRTLAETIDGADVFLGLSAAGVLKPELLAKMADKPLIMALANPTPEIMPEQARAARPDAMICTGRSDFPNQVNNVLCFPYIFRGALDCGAREINEDMKMAAVRAIAALAREEVSEVAARAYSGETPLFGPDYLIPSPFDPRLILRIAPAVARAAAQSGVAARPITDFDTYMDTLNRFVFRSGFVMKPIFAAAKQAERKRVIFAEGEDERVLRAAQVLIEEKIAVPILIGRPQILESRLKRFGLRIRPNQDFDVVNPEGDPRFRDYVDDYFALVGRRGVIPDAARTIVRTNSTVIGALAVKRGEADALICGLEGRYEKHLRDVRQIIGKREGVLDFSALSLLVSQRGATFMTDTYVTVHPGAEEIASMAIMAAAEIRRFGITPKAALVSHSNFGSRDSDSARKMRDALQLIRDRAPDLEVDGEMHGESAISELLRQKAMPSTTLSGEANLLVFPNLDAANITMGVVRAMTDGLHVGPILLGTALPAHILAPSATSRGVVNMAALAVVEASHPA; encoded by the coding sequence ATGGTTGACAGGGACAAGGACACCAGGGACGCCTCGGAAGACGGTACAGCGGCAAGCACCGCCGCACGGGCCGATCTCGACCAGCAGGCGCTGTTCTACCATCGCTATCCCGGCCCCGGAAAGCTGGAAATCCAGGCGACCAAGCCGCTCGGCAACCAGCGGGATCTGGCGCTGGCCTATTCGCCGGGCGTTGCCGCCCCCTGCCTTGCGATCCGCGACAATCCCGATGCGGCTGCCGATTACACCGCGCGGGGCAATCTCGTCGCGGTGATTTCGAACGGCACCGCCGTGCTCGGCCTTGGCAATATCGGGCCGCTCGCCTCCAAGCCGGTGATGGAGGGCAAGGCTGTCCTCTTCAAGAAATTCGCTGGCATCGACGTCTTCGACATCGAGATCGATGCGCCCGAGGTCGAGACCATGGTCAACACCATCTCGGCGCTGGAACCGACCTTCGGCGGCATCAACCTCGAGGACATCAAGGCACCGGAATGTTTCGAGGTCGAGCGGCAGCTGCGCGCGAAGATGAACATCCCGGTCTTTCACGACGACCAGCACGGCACAGCTATCATCGTCGCCGCCGCGGTGCTGAATGCGCTGGAGCTTGCGGGCAAGGCCATCACCGATATCAAGCTGGTCGCCTCCGGCGCGGGTGCGGCGGCACTGGCCTGCCTCAACCTCTTGACCATGCTCGGCGTCCGGCGCGAAAACATCTGGGTCCATGATATCGAAGGCCTGGTCTACAAGGGCCGCGCCGAGTTGATGGACGAGTGGAAGTCGGTTTATGCGCAAGGAACCGGCAAGCGGACGCTTGCTGAAACCATCGACGGGGCCGACGTGTTCCTCGGCCTGTCCGCCGCAGGCGTGCTGAAACCGGAACTGCTGGCGAAGATGGCGGACAAGCCGCTGATCATGGCGCTTGCCAATCCGACGCCGGAAATCATGCCGGAACAGGCGCGCGCTGCCCGTCCGGATGCGATGATCTGCACCGGGCGCTCGGATTTTCCGAACCAGGTCAACAATGTCCTCTGCTTCCCCTATATTTTCCGGGGCGCACTGGATTGCGGCGCACGCGAGATCAACGAGGACATGAAGATGGCCGCCGTGCGCGCCATTGCCGCCCTTGCCCGCGAAGAAGTCTCGGAAGTCGCGGCCAGGGCCTATTCCGGTGAAACGCCGCTGTTCGGACCGGACTACCTGATCCCCTCGCCTTTCGATCCCCGCCTGATCCTGCGCATTGCCCCTGCCGTGGCAAGGGCTGCGGCGCAAAGCGGCGTGGCGGCGCGGCCGATCACCGATTTCGACACCTACATGGACACGCTCAACCGCTTCGTCTTCCGCTCCGGCTTCGTGATGAAGCCGATCTTCGCGGCGGCAAAGCAGGCCGAGCGGAAGCGGGTGATCTTTGCCGAAGGCGAAGACGAGCGCGTGCTGCGGGCCGCCCAGGTGCTGATCGAGGAAAAGATTGCCGTGCCGATCCTGATCGGCCGCCCGCAGATCCTCGAAAGCCGCCTCAAGCGCTTCGGGCTGCGCATCCGCCCGAACCAGGATTTCGACGTGGTCAATCCGGAAGGCGATCCGCGCTTTCGCGACTATGTCGATGATTATTTCGCCCTTGTCGGCCGTCGCGGCGTCATCCCGGATGCCGCCCGCACCATCGTGCGTACCAATTCGACCGTGATCGGCGCACTCGCCGTCAAGCGTGGCGAGGCGGATGCGCTGATCTGCGGTCTGGAAGGCCGCTATGAAAAGCACCTGCGCGACGTCCGCCAGATCATCGGCAAGCGCGAGGGCGTGCTGGATTTTTCGGCGCTGAGCCTGCTGGTCTCGCAGCGCGGCGCGACCTTCATGACCGACACCTATGTGACCGTGCATCCCGGTGCCGAGGAAATCGCCTCGATGGCGATCATGGCTGCCGCCGAAATCCGCCGCTTCGGCATCACGCCGAAGGCAGCGCTGGTCTCCCATTCGAATTTCGGCTCGCGCGACAGCGACAGCGCCCGCAAGATGCGGGACGCCCTGCAACTGATCCGCGACCGCGCGCCGGATCTCGAGGTCGATGGCGAGATGCACGGGGAATCGGCGATTTCCGAGCTTCTCCGGCAGAAGGCCATGCCGAGCACCACGCTGTCAGGCGAAGCCAATCTGCTGGTCTTCCCCAATCTCGACGCCGCCAACATCACCATGGGGGTGGTGCGCGCCATGACCGATGGCCTGCATGTCGGACCGATCCTGCTCGGGACCGCCTTGCCCGCCCATATTCTCGCCCCCTCCGCCACCTCGCGCGGCGTCGTCAACATGGCGGCTCTCGCCGTCGTCGAGGCTTCTCACCCGGCGTGA
- a CDS encoding methyl-accepting chemotaxis protein: MSFDRVRLGKAVPLAIVGLVTLSGAILAVTDYVSYDRLRESIGVYTASQVAARDALQITVLQKKIEYDILNTQELLEDNAATRGLDGLNDGVGLAAKAADDLHVQAAALKELAGKVGLAALPPVIEDLETQFDEFHKLGIDLANAYISGGPEAGNKLMSPFDEIASNMEKRALAFSAIISKYVDDQQTAGQQRVDDLKQEVGQTITLMIALGAGLIAAGIGLAFFIIRRLMRPLDEATTAMNRLAEGDTSIQLPGHERGDEIGDLARAYLNFRENLLAKRAAERQEAELRDAARAQRMEAEAQRNAEYDETRGVVDELGNALDLLASGNLATRITRSFKGDYDRLRLNFNQSAERLQLALTGIIDITNHLQTDTDHIRQSSDQLSSRTGHQAAALEQTASALTEITVTVRNTASRAEGAGGRVTVAKRQAHESDAVVQKAILAMGNIEESSRQISQIIGVIDEIAFQTNLLALNAGVEAARAGEAGKGFAVVAQEVRELAQRSANAAKEIKALISRSGDAVGSGVDLVNQTGQILTMIQQQVSEINEDISAIIVSAREQATGLQEINSAMSQMDEVTQHNAAMVVDSNQTVQRLASGAASLYMQVNQFKVEGAPQGSYNRAA, translated from the coding sequence ATGTCATTTGATCGTGTGCGTTTGGGGAAGGCAGTTCCCCTTGCTATTGTCGGGCTGGTCACGCTGAGCGGCGCAATTCTCGCCGTCACCGATTACGTCTCCTATGACCGGCTGCGGGAAAGCATCGGCGTTTACACCGCCTCGCAGGTCGCGGCCCGGGATGCCCTGCAGATCACGGTCCTGCAGAAGAAGATCGAATACGACATCCTCAACACGCAGGAACTGCTGGAGGACAATGCCGCGACGCGCGGTCTCGACGGGCTGAATGACGGTGTCGGGCTGGCTGCCAAGGCCGCAGACGATCTGCATGTGCAGGCCGCAGCGCTGAAGGAGCTTGCTGGCAAGGTCGGCCTTGCCGCATTGCCGCCGGTGATCGAGGATCTCGAAACCCAGTTCGACGAATTCCACAAGCTCGGCATCGATCTTGCCAATGCCTATATCTCCGGCGGTCCGGAAGCGGGCAACAAGCTGATGAGCCCGTTTGACGAAATTGCCTCCAATATGGAAAAGCGGGCATTGGCCTTCAGCGCCATCATCTCGAAATATGTCGATGACCAGCAAACTGCGGGCCAGCAAAGGGTTGACGATCTGAAGCAGGAAGTTGGACAGACCATTACCCTGATGATTGCGCTGGGTGCCGGACTGATCGCGGCGGGTATCGGCCTTGCCTTCTTCATCATCCGCCGCCTGATGCGGCCGCTGGATGAGGCCACCACGGCGATGAACAGGCTGGCGGAAGGCGATACCTCGATCCAGCTTCCCGGGCACGAACGTGGCGACGAGATCGGTGATCTCGCCCGTGCCTACCTCAATTTCCGCGAAAACCTGCTCGCCAAGCGCGCCGCCGAACGGCAGGAAGCGGAACTGCGCGATGCCGCCCGCGCCCAGCGGATGGAGGCGGAAGCGCAGCGCAACGCGGAATATGACGAAACCCGGGGTGTGGTCGACGAGCTTGGCAATGCGCTTGACCTTCTGGCCTCGGGCAATCTCGCCACCCGCATCACCCGCTCCTTCAAGGGGGATTACGACCGGCTGCGGCTGAACTTCAACCAGTCCGCCGAACGGTTGCAACTGGCGCTGACCGGGATCATCGACATCACCAACCATCTCCAGACCGATACGGACCACATCCGCCAGTCCTCCGACCAGTTGTCGTCGCGCACCGGCCATCAGGCCGCAGCGCTGGAACAGACCGCCTCGGCACTGACCGAAATCACCGTGACGGTGCGCAATACGGCAAGCCGCGCCGAAGGGGCAGGCGGACGCGTCACGGTCGCCAAGCGGCAGGCGCATGAATCCGATGCCGTCGTGCAGAAGGCGATCCTTGCCATGGGCAATATCGAGGAAAGCTCGCGCCAGATCAGCCAGATCATCGGCGTCATCGACGAAATCGCATTTCAGACCAATCTTCTGGCGCTGAATGCCGGCGTCGAGGCGGCGCGGGCAGGCGAGGCGGGCAAGGGCTTTGCGGTGGTGGCGCAGGAAGTGCGCGAGCTTGCCCAGCGTTCTGCCAATGCGGCCAAGGAAATCAAGGCGCTGATCTCGCGTTCCGGCGATGCGGTCGGCTCCGGTGTCGACCTCGTCAACCAGACCGGGCAGATCCTGACCATGATCCAGCAGCAGGTGAGCGAGATCAACGAGGACATTTCCGCGATCATCGTCTCGGCCCGCGAACAGGCGACCGGCTTGCAGGAAATCAACAGCGCGATGAGCCAGATGGACGAGGTGACCCAGCACAATGCGGCGATGGTGGTGGATTCCAACCAGACAGTCCAGCGTCTCGCTTCCGGCGCCGCCAGCCTCTACATGCAGGTCAACCAGTTCAAGGTAGAAGGCGCTCCGCAAGGCAGCTACAACCGCGCCGCCTGA
- the bluB gene encoding 5,6-dimethylbenzimidazole synthase yields MHADRAFPLVEAGAFAEDDRNAVYRAIETRRDVRDQFLADPLPDDLVARLLGAAHAAPSVGFMQPWNFLLVKSLEKRRAVFEAFQKANAEAAAMFQGDRQNQYKSLKLEGILKAPLSICVTCDPTRAGTVVLGRTHNPRMDVYSTVCAVQNLWLAARAEGVGIGWVSIFHEADIKRIFDIPDHVEIVAWLCAGYVSELYREPELAVKGWRQRLPLEELVFEENWGARAG; encoded by the coding sequence ATGCATGCTGACCGTGCCTTTCCGCTTGTCGAAGCGGGTGCCTTTGCCGAAGATGACCGCAATGCCGTCTACCGGGCCATCGAGACCCGGCGCGACGTCCGGGACCAGTTCCTGGCCGACCCCTTGCCGGACGATCTCGTCGCGCGGCTCCTCGGGGCCGCCCATGCCGCGCCGAGCGTCGGCTTCATGCAGCCCTGGAATTTCCTGCTGGTGAAGAGCCTTGAGAAGCGGCGGGCGGTATTTGAAGCCTTCCAGAAGGCCAATGCCGAGGCGGCCGCGATGTTTCAGGGCGACAGGCAGAACCAGTACAAGTCGCTGAAACTCGAGGGCATCCTGAAGGCCCCGTTGAGCATCTGCGTGACCTGTGATCCCACCCGCGCCGGCACAGTCGTGCTCGGCCGCACCCACAATCCCCGCATGGATGTCTATTCCACCGTCTGCGCGGTGCAGAACCTGTGGCTTGCCGCACGCGCCGAAGGGGTCGGCATCGGCTGGGTCAGCATTTTCCACGAGGCCGACATCAAGCGGATCTTCGACATTCCCGACCATGTCGAAATCGTTGCCTGGCTCTGTGCCGGCTATGTCAGCGAACTCTATCGCGAGCCCGAACTGGCGGTGAAGGGCTGGCGGCAACGCCTGCCCCTTGAGGAGCTGGTTTTTGAGGAAAACTGGGGTGCAAGGGCGGGCTGA